A genomic region of Balearica regulorum gibbericeps isolate bBalReg1 chromosome 8, bBalReg1.pri, whole genome shotgun sequence contains the following coding sequences:
- the CCN1 gene encoding LOW QUALITY PROTEIN: CCN family member 1 (The sequence of the model RefSeq protein was modified relative to this genomic sequence to represent the inferred CDS: deleted 1 base in 1 codon): MPRALDGAAARNARRQRRGARGGPAPHIRRSRPPLPQTAPAPLRARSLPPSLAPAPPALDMGSAGTRPALAAALLCLARLALGSPCPAVCQCPAAVPQCAPGVGLVPDGCGCCKVCAKQLNEDCSRAQPCDHTKGLECNFGASPAALKGICRAQSEGRPCEYNSKIYQNGESFQPNCKHQCTCIDGAVGCIPLCPQELSLPNLGCPSPRLVKVPGQCCEEWVCDESKDALDELEGFFSKEFGPDDSEGELTRNNELIAIVKGGLKMLPVFGSEPQSQAFENPKCIVQTTSWSQCSKTCGTGISTRVTNDNPDCKLIKETRICEVRPCGQPSYASLKKGKKCTKTKKSPSPVKFTYAGCSSVKKYRPKYCGSCVDGRCCTPQQTRTVKIRFRCDDGETFTKSVMMIQSCRCNYNCPHANEAYPYYRLVNDIHKFRD; the protein is encoded by the exons ATGCCGCGAGCGCTGGACGGGGCCGCGGCCCGGAACGCGCGACGTCAGCGCCGCGGCGCACgcggcggccccgcgccccATATAAGGCGGTCGCGCCCGCCGCTGCCTCAGACcgcgccggccccgctccgcgctCGCAGCCTCCCGCCGTCCCTCGCT CCCGCACCGCCGGCGCTAGACATGGGCTCCGCGGGCACCCGCCCCGCTCTGGCGGCCGCTCTCCTCTGCTTGGCGCGCCTG GCTCTGGGCTCGCCCTGCCCCGCCGTCTGCCAGTGCCCGGCGGCCGTGCCGCAGTGCGCCCCGGGCGTGGGGCTGGTGCCGGACGGCTGCGGCTGCTGCAAGGTCTGCGCCAAGCAGCTGAACGAGGACTGCAGCCGGGCGCAGCCCTGCGACCACACCAAGGGGCTGGAGTGCAACTTCGGCGCCAGCCCCGCCGCGCTGAAGGGCATCTGCAGAG cccagTCCGAGGGGAGACCGTGTGAATATAACTCCAAAATCTACCAGAACGGTGAAAGCTTCCAGCCGAACTGTAAACACCAGTGTACGTGCATAGATGGAGCTGTGGGCTGCATCCCGCTCTGCCCGCAAGAGCTCTCTCTTCCGAACCTGGGCTgtcccagccccaggctggtCAAAGTCCCCGGGCAGTGCTGCGAAGAGTGGGTCTGTGATGAAAGCAAGGATGCGCTGGATGAGCTGGAAGGCTTCTTCAGCAAAGAGTTTGGGCCAGATGATTCCGAAGGTGAACTAACCAGGAACAACGAGCTAATTGCTATTGTGAAAGGAGGCCTGAAAATGCTACCTG tttttgGATCCGAGCCACAAAGCCAAGCTTTTGAGAATCCCAAATGCATTGTGCAAACAACCTCCTGGTCACAGTGCTCAAAGACATGCGGAACTGGCATCTCCACAAGGGTTACCAACGACAATCCTGACTGCAAGCTCATCAAAGAGACCAGGATATGTGAAGTGAGGCCATGTGGCCAGCCTAGCTATGCCTCCCTAAAG aagggaaaaaaatgtaccaAGACTAAGAAGTCCCCATCCCCAGTGAAGTTCACTTATGCCGGATGTTCCAGCGTGAAGAAGTACCGCCCCAAGTACTGTGGCTCCTGCGTGGATGGCAGGTGCTGCACGCCCCAGCAGACCAGGACTGTCAAGATCAGGTTCCGCTGCGATGACGGGGAAACCTTCACCAAGAGCGTCATGATGATCCAGTCCTGCCGATGCAACTACAACTGTCCGCATGCGAATGAAGCTTATCCCTACTACAGACTAGTCAATGACATTCACAAATTTAGGGACTGA